Proteins from one Phocoena sinus isolate mPhoSin1 chromosome 8, mPhoSin1.pri, whole genome shotgun sequence genomic window:
- the CCDC153 gene encoding LOW QUALITY PROTEIN: coiled-coil domain-containing protein 153 (The sequence of the model RefSeq protein was modified relative to this genomic sequence to represent the inferred CDS: inserted 1 base in 1 codon), whose translation MQLLVSQAGWRWVPPASPRSGSETEQRSSRENSALCLIRRSCLDPPPSYLHPDSMELDVETESIHWLALLEKELLQDHLALWRDEACQAKASEDKLKQRIQELEAELEGAWSEGKAIYAEMSGQCCTLQEVMETHSRQLEEEVRGLREQLEMCQREAEATQREAMQALGEWDRTLAQLQAHVADMDAKYEEILHDSLDWLSAKLRAVKXVHARHKEQLRQFGLNPLDL comes from the exons atgcaGCTGTTGGTGAGTCAggctgggtggaggtgggtgcCCCCTGCTTCTCCACGTTCTGGCTCAGAGACCGAGCAGAGGTCCTCCAGAGAGAATTCAGCCCTCTGCCTGATAAGACGGAGCTGTCTTGACCCTCCTCCTTCATATCTGCATCCAGATTCCATGGAGCTGG ATGTGGAGACTGAATCCATACACTGGCTGGCACTGCTGGAAAAGGAGCTGCTCCAAGACCACTTGG CTCTGTGGAGGGATGAGGCCTGCCAAGCCAAGGCTTCTGAAGACAAGCTGAAGCAGAGGATACAAGAACTGGAGGCTGAACTGGAGGGGGCCTGGAGTGAAGGGAAGGCCATATATGCAG AGATGAGTGGTCAGTGCTGCACCCTGCAGGAGGTGATGGAGACCCACAGCAGGCAGCTGGAGGAGGAAGTGAGGGGCCTTCGGGAGCAGTT AGAGATGTGCCAAAGGGAGGCTGAGGCTACACAGAGAGAGGCCATGCAGGCCCTTGGAGAGTGGGACCGAACTCTGGCTCAGCTTCAGGCCCACGTGGCAGACATGGACGCCAAATACGAGGAAATCTTACAT GACAGCCTGGACTGGCTGTCGGCCAAACTGAGAGCCGTCA CCGTCCACGCCCGGCACAAGGAGCAGCTCCGCCAGTTTGGACTCAACCCCCTGGATCTTTGA